The following coding sequences lie in one Cyanobacterium sp. Dongsha4 genomic window:
- a CDS encoding DNA adenine methylase, whose amino-acid sequence MNKSKAKPFLKWAGGKTQLLEIITSNFPYKNEDEFIYIEPFVGSGAVLFWVLNNYHNIEKAIINDINLDLINAYKIIKENVNDLIFILEKWQNEYYSLEHNQEDRKKYFYEKRDLFNQRNSDQIKHTALLIFLNKTCFNGLYRVNKSNLFNVPIGSYKKPIICDKNNLRFVSNSLKKVEIIHGDFEKTLRYAEDKSLFYLDPPYKPLNETSNFNSYANKKFNDYEQIRLKKFCDKLDKLDCKWILSNSDVRSVNSENNFFDELYKEYKINRILARRNINSNGLKRGLLNELLITNSTLD is encoded by the coding sequence ATGAATAAATCAAAAGCAAAACCTTTTTTAAAATGGGCAGGAGGCAAAACCCAATTATTGGAAATAATCACATCAAATTTTCCTTATAAAAACGAAGATGAATTTATTTATATTGAACCTTTTGTTGGTAGTGGTGCTGTTTTATTTTGGGTTTTAAATAATTATCACAATATCGAAAAGGCTATAATTAATGACATTAATTTAGATTTGATTAATGCCTATAAAATAATTAAAGAAAATGTGAATGATTTGATTTTTATTTTGGAAAAATGGCAAAATGAATACTATTCATTGGAGCATAATCAAGAGGACAGAAAAAAGTATTTTTATGAAAAAAGAGATTTATTTAATCAAAGAAACTCTGACCAAATTAAACATACAGCTTTACTTATTTTTTTAAACAAGACTTGTTTTAATGGATTGTATCGTGTCAATAAAAGTAATCTATTTAATGTTCCTATTGGCAGTTATAAAAAACCCATTATTTGTGACAAAAATAACCTGCGATTTGTTAGTAATTCCCTTAAAAAAGTTGAGATTATTCATGGTGATTTTGAGAAAACTTTAAGATATGCCGAGGACAAAAGTTTATTCTATTTAGATCCTCCTTATAAACCATTAAATGAAACATCAAATTTCAACTCTTATGCTAACAAAAAATTTAATGATTATGAGCAAATAAGACTTAAAAAATTTTGTGATAAATTAGACAAATTAGACTGTAAATGGATTTTAAGTAACTCTGATGTTAGGAGTGTTAATTCTGAAAATAATTTTTTTGATGAGTTATATAAAGAATATAAAATTAACCGAATTCTTGCTAGAAGAAATATCAATTCTAATGGTTTAAAAAGAGGTTTATTAAACGAATTATTGATAACTAACAGTACATTAGATTAA
- the ispF gene encoding 2-C-methyl-D-erythritol 2,4-cyclodiphosphate synthase, which translates to MMIRIGNGYDLHRLVEGRKLILGGVEIEHHLGLLGHSDADVLTHAIMDALLGALSLGDIGHYFPPSDPKWAGADSMELLYQVDKLIKDKGWSIGNIDSVIVAERPKLKPHLPAMIKSLADKIAIAPEQISIKATTNEKLGPVGREEAICAYAVVLLIKE; encoded by the coding sequence ATTATGATCAGAATTGGTAACGGCTACGATTTACACAGGTTGGTTGAGGGTAGAAAACTGATTCTTGGCGGTGTAGAAATTGAGCATCATCTTGGTTTATTAGGTCATAGTGATGCAGATGTTTTAACTCATGCAATTATGGATGCTTTATTAGGTGCTTTGAGTTTAGGTGACATAGGGCATTATTTTCCCCCTTCTGATCCAAAATGGGCCGGTGCTGATAGCATGGAGTTATTGTATCAAGTAGATAAGTTGATTAAAGATAAGGGATGGAGTATTGGTAATATTGACAGTGTTATTGTAGCGGAACGTCCAAAGTTAAAGCCTCATTTACCTGCCATGATAAAGTCTTTAGCTGATAAAATTGCGATCGCACCTGAACAAATTAGTATTAAAGCCACCACTAACGAAAAATTGGGTCCTGTGGGTAGAGAAGAAGCCATTTGTGCCTATGCAGTAGTATTGTTAATCAAAGAATAA
- a CDS encoding ABC-F family ATP-binding cassette domain-containing protein, with the protein MTVLTVKSLKKDFGIKEILKDANFSIEEGDKVGLIGVNGSGKSTLLKMLAGWEANDGGEMQVKSGAKIIYLPQQPEIDPENTVLQQVLAYCGEQMQLILEYEDLSHRLASVREEKQQELMAKLATVTEKINQENAWDLETNAKIVLDKLGIQDFELKMGGLSGGYRKRVALAAALMAEPDLLLMDEPTNHLDAELVEWLQTYLQKFSGAILLITHDRYFLDQVTNRILEIDRGDMYNYSGNYSYYLEKKALAEESIASSQQKLKGILRKELEWLKRGAKARSTKQKARIQRIEQMQNKEFKAKQGKVEIDTPSRRIGKKVIEIHNISKFWEGYPLIKDFTYFFEPDDRVGVIGGNGVGKSTLMNLIMGKIEPDEGKIEIGSTIKIGYFDQYSENLITATENQQRVIEYIKDIASYIETGDGKQISASQLLERFLFTPNQQYAPIEKLSGGEKRRLFLLKILMGNPNVLILDEPTNDLDVQTLGVLEEYLESFKGCVIIVSHDRYFLDRTVDTIFAFEGEGIIREYPGNYSLYLEYKTREEKENKVEKINEVKENKTVEKKEKYQSNTEQKKRKISNFQRRELEKLETVIIPELEDKKANLEKRIYENGGKDYEQLNILTEELNQLIKEIDHQTEKWLELSELENNS; encoded by the coding sequence ATGACCGTATTAACCGTTAAATCCCTCAAAAAAGACTTTGGAATCAAAGAAATATTAAAAGACGCAAATTTCAGTATCGAAGAAGGTGATAAAGTTGGCTTAATTGGAGTTAACGGCAGTGGAAAATCCACTCTCCTCAAAATGTTAGCAGGATGGGAAGCCAATGATGGGGGAGAAATGCAGGTAAAATCTGGAGCAAAAATTATCTATTTACCTCAACAACCAGAAATAGACCCAGAAAATACAGTTTTACAGCAAGTTTTAGCCTATTGTGGCGAACAAATGCAGTTGATACTTGAATATGAAGACTTATCCCATCGATTGGCAAGTGTAAGGGAAGAAAAACAACAGGAGTTAATGGCAAAATTGGCAACGGTGACAGAAAAAATTAACCAAGAAAATGCTTGGGATTTAGAAACTAACGCCAAAATTGTCCTTGATAAATTGGGTATTCAGGATTTTGAATTAAAAATGGGAGGCTTATCGGGGGGCTATCGTAAAAGAGTCGCCTTGGCGGCCGCTCTGATGGCTGAACCTGATTTATTATTAATGGATGAGCCGACAAACCATCTTGATGCAGAATTAGTGGAATGGTTACAAACCTATCTGCAAAAGTTTTCTGGTGCTATCTTATTAATAACCCATGATCGCTACTTTTTAGACCAAGTTACTAATCGTATTTTAGAGATCGATCGCGGAGATATGTACAATTATAGTGGCAATTATAGTTATTACTTAGAGAAAAAAGCCCTAGCAGAAGAATCCATCGCCAGTAGTCAACAAAAACTCAAAGGAATCCTCAGAAAAGAACTAGAATGGCTCAAAAGAGGAGCAAAAGCCCGTAGCACAAAACAAAAAGCCCGTATTCAGCGCATTGAGCAAATGCAAAATAAGGAATTTAAGGCTAAACAAGGAAAAGTAGAAATTGATACTCCCTCTCGTCGCATCGGGAAAAAAGTTATTGAAATACATAATATTTCTAAATTCTGGGAAGGCTATCCTCTCATTAAAGACTTTACCTATTTTTTTGAACCCGATGACAGAGTCGGCGTTATTGGCGGTAATGGGGTAGGAAAATCAACCCTTATGAATTTAATAATGGGTAAAATTGAACCCGATGAAGGTAAAATCGAAATTGGTAGCACCATAAAAATCGGCTATTTTGATCAATACTCAGAAAATCTAATTACCGCCACAGAAAACCAACAGAGAGTTATAGAATATATCAAAGACATTGCCAGTTATATCGAAACAGGAGATGGAAAGCAAATCAGTGCTTCTCAACTTTTAGAAAGATTTTTATTCACCCCAAATCAGCAATATGCACCCATAGAAAAACTATCAGGAGGGGAAAAACGTCGTCTTTTTCTGCTTAAAATTCTCATGGGGAATCCCAACGTTTTAATTCTTGATGAACCCACCAACGATTTAGACGTACAAACTTTAGGGGTATTAGAAGAGTATCTCGAATCTTTTAAGGGTTGTGTAATTATTGTATCTCACGATCGCTATTTTCTCGATCGCACTGTGGACACAATTTTTGCCTTTGAAGGAGAGGGAATAATTAGGGAATATCCGGGAAATTACTCTCTTTATTTAGAATATAAAACCAGAGAAGAAAAAGAAAACAAAGTAGAAAAAATAAATGAAGTAAAGGAAAATAAAACAGTAGAAAAGAAAGAAAAATATCAAAGTAATACTGAGCAGAAAAAAAGAAAAATATCTAACTTTCAAAGGAGAGAATTAGAAAAATTAGAAACAGTAATTATACCTGAATTAGAAGATAAAAAAGCTAATTTAGAAAAAAGAATTTATGAAAACGGCGGTAAAGATTATGAGCAATTAAATATATTGACAGAAGAATTAAACCAATTAATCAAAGAAATAGATCATCAAACAGAAAAATGGTTGGAGTTATCAGAGTTAGAAAATAATAGTTGA